AAAAAGTCCCAGGTTCAGTCTGGTGTGATGGAAGGGCTGCTAGCCTGGCCATTTAGAAGTAAAAAATAGTGCACATGAATGATTTCATTGCTGAATGGCTTATGCCTGGTCCCCACAGTTCCTTAGTGAAACGTGGCTGACCAGAAGGATAAAGCAGCATCATTGCTAAAACTCTCTTGCTGTTTCTGAGCCCAGGCTACACAGCACTGTAGGCCACCAGAGAAAATGCATTTCTCATCTGCTCTTTCCTGGTTAGACAAACCATCTTCTctgaatgaatcacagaatggctaaggttggaagggacccctggagatctccaacctcccagccacaggcagggacacctctcaactagactcagcttcTCAAGGCctgatccaacctggccctgaacatccTCAGGCAGGAGGAATCGACGACCTCCCAAAGCAGcctatttcagagtctcaccaaGCAGCTGTAATGCAGTGCTGAATCTTCGTGTTGCAAACTGGTGACAGGGAAGGGGTCAGAGTTTTGTGCAGGTGCATTTCTTGTTTCTGTCCTGCCTCAGCTGGTCACTAAATCTGACACCTGTGCTTCAATATTTTACACTAAATACAACTGGTACTAAAACCTCTGCTAAAAAACATTGCTTTGGTAAATACCAAATTCTTTCAAACCTGCAATTTATCTGTTGCCCAGTTCTGCCAGCAGACCTGTGAAGAAACAAGCCTTGGGACTTAAGTaagatcagaggactggagaacccccctatagggacaggctgagagagttaagactgttcagtctggagaaaagaaggctctggggagaccttagagcagccttccagtacctgaagtgggctactagacaactgggaaaggacttattacaagggcttgtagtgataggacgagagggaatgaattgaagcttgaggagggcagatttagaccagagattaggaagaaattcttgacagtgagggtggagagatattggaacaggctgcccagggagactgtggatgcctcctccctggaggtgttcaaggtcttgaacaacctggtctagtggaatgtctctgcccatggcaggggcattggaactggatgatctttgaggtcacttccaacctaaaccatgctgtGAATCCATGCTCTCAACTTAGTCATCTTCCTTAAATCTTGCAGTGAAGGTTTTAAGGTTTTGAATTCTTTGAATGTGCTGCAATAAAATACGTACAAAGTGTCCTCCTGTACCTCTGAAACCTTAACTGTTGTGAAAATGCTGACTCCTGAGCTCTCTGTTATGAAACAAACAATACAGTAAGGAAAGCATCATGTGAAAAGAACCCCAACAAGCAAACATCAAACCCCAACAGCCCTGTCCTGCATGCCACTGCTGTGCACTCCAGTAAGAACACATCCTGTGAAATGACCAAGTGCAGCAGATTCCTTGTGGCTTATTTTACACTAGGAGTAGGTCCCATTGTAAAATCAGAGTTTGACCTCATGAATACGACCAACTTACTCTCAGCTGTGCTCCCTTTCGTGCTATTACACAAATGACACCTGCAAATGCTCTTCTTGGTAATGCTGGCACCTCATCCACTATAGCTCTATGGACAAGAACAAAACCTGGTGAGAAATTTAGCTCATATTTGCATCAGCAAGAAGTAGAAATAAGCTTATCCAAGTGGGTAATTGGAAAAAATGAAACAATATATTCATCAGAAAACTAAACAGGCCCAAATATCTCTGTCCCACCAAGATACTCATCAAGAAAGCTGGTGCCTTGCCTATGCTATCATTTCTTCTTTAGAATGCCATGCAGCTGAAATACTTTGTCTGGGCTAGGATCAGACTTTTCAGTCTCCCATCCACATCCCCAGATATTCCAATCCTCCAAAACACAAAGGGATGTTTTCCTATTTCCTTTGGAAGAAAGAGTTCCATTGCTTTACCACATTTACTCTTCTCTGCTGGAGCTTTCATTTCATCAAAGAACCATTTTCTAACCCAGCTACTCCCCAGTATCGCATAAGTAACACTACCTGAAGCTGTGCTTCAATGTCATGGAATTAAAGCAGCAGGTCAGAGCTCTTTTATTAGTGTATGGACAGCAAGATCCAAGCATTTGACATAGCCAGCCTGActgctgcaagaaaaaaaagtgttagTTGGTTCTCAGTAATTGCCATCAGCCCAAAGTGCATCATCTTTACGATTGTGCCTACACCTGGAGAGAAGTTGCTGATTCTGCTAGAGTCTGAAAAGGACTAAACCAAGAGGAAAAACAATTTTGTTCACTTCTGGTACTTAACATTCTGATTTATTCTCCAAAGATGAATTCCTTACCAACCTCCAACTTGCCAAATCAAATAACCATTGTAAGATACTCCATGAGCACTATCATCAGTATTTTTCTGCAGAGTTCTTTCACAAGCAGACAAAAGATCCCAAACCAGAAGTGGTGCAACACTTCAGTTACTCAGCTTTTAGACTTCTCAGGCTGTGTGCTGAGTGAGCAGCAGATAACTCTGCCAGTAGTTTTGCTCCCATGATTAGTATTGCTCTTGTCCTTAAatagtgtggaaaaaaaatagactaACAATCCTTAATACATATCCCTGTATATTTCCTGTAGCAAAGGGTGCAAGTGTGCATCAGATTCAGTCTTCTTAATGATCTGCACCAGCTGAGCATGCTCTGTGACAAGTTGTCGGAGGTCAGCCATTTTTTGGAGGAGTTTGGGGAAGAGGAAGATGTCATCAGGGTGGTTGCTTTGCAGGTGAAGTTTCAGGACGTGCACAATGCTCTCCTGCATTTTCTCTATGTGGCCCACATTGACAAGTCCAGGCCGATCTGTTCTCAAAATAGACAAAAAAGAACCAGATAATGACATGGACCCCTTTTGTAAAGCTGCTTTATGGATCACAGaacagctcaggctggaagtgacctcagaacTTGTCCACTCCAACCTTCCCACCCATTCTGCGTGCAAAGCTACTGAATGAGGGACACGCCTACggcctgcagctgctttggatGAGGTACCAGAAACAGCAGAGGGTAACAAACAGcagagaatggcttgggttggaaggcacctcagagatcatctgcttcaacaccccaggcaggaggcagccacagcctccctgaacagcctattccagagcatcacagacacccttaggaaaagtccctctgcagctcccctggaggatcccttcagccattggaaggcagctctaaggttgccctgaagtcttctcttcacaaggctgaacaactccagctccctcagcctgtcctcacagcagagatgctcccgcccttggatcatcttcatggcctcctctggactctctccgcCAGCTTTATGTCCTTCTCATGCTGTGGACACCAGAACtaaaggcaggattggaggtgaggtctcagcaaagTCAAAAGGCAGAGTtccctccttgccctgctgcccacactcctctggatgcagcccagcacagagatgttttctgggctgcctgagggcactgctggctcatggggagcttctcagcaatcaagacccccaagtctctttcttcagagctgctctcaactcactctgcacccagcctggatcggTGCCCAGGACTGGTGcaacccagctgcagaaccttgcgcttggccttgctgaacacCTAGTACTTACCTCCACAGCAGATGATGGCAGCAACAAACAGGGAGATGTCActgtcatccagttccagtgcATTGAATTTCATTGCAAAGTCAAATTTGGGCTCCATGATGTCACAAAAAGGCTTCCTTAGGCTTTTCAGGAACTCCCGTGTTATAAAGCCATTCCCATAGGCAACCAGCATCCCATCCTTGTTCATCACAGAGGCTAACATGGCAAATATGGCTTCATAAACTCCATATTTTAACAGTGTCACTTGATCATTCAAATCAAGGGTGGAGAAGCCAGGGATAGATTTGGCAAACTCAGTGAGTTCTGTGACAGTCTCTACAGACGtacactggcagcagtggaaaaTCCGAACCTCTGCTTCCTTGTTCTGAATTCCATTGGCTACCAATTTTGCCACCAGGGTCTTCTCTGCCATACACAGGGTGTCCATATCATGTATAACAAatggctgcagaggggaaaacaaacaaacaaacactagTAATTCAGTTACAAAATGATGGCTATCAATGATTGGTTTCCTAAGGAATAGATGAACTTGGATGCTGATCAGCCAACGACTCAGAGTCTCTTCAGCTACCCACAACCCAAGAGTCTCTTCAGCTACCCACAACCCAAGAGTCTCTTCAGCTACCCACAACCCAGAGTCTCTTCAGCTACCCACAACCCAGAGTCTCTCAGCTACCCACAACCCAGAGTCTCTCAGCTACCCACAACCCAAGAGTCTCTTCGGCTACCAACAACCCAAGAGTCTCTTCTGCTACCAACAACCCAAGAGTCTCTTCAGCTACCAACAACCCAAGAGTCTCTTCAGCTACCAACAACCCAAGAGTCTCTTCAGCTACCAACAACCCAAGAGTCTCTTCAGCTACCAACAACCCAAGAGTCTCTTCAGCTGCCAACAACCCAAGAGTCTCTTCTGCTACAAACAACCCAAGAGTCTCTTCAGCTACCAACAACCAAGAGTCTCTTCTGCTACCAACAACCCAAGAGTCTCTTCTGCTACCAACAACCCAAGAGCCTCTTCTGCTACAAACAACCCAAGTGTCTCTTCAGCTACCAACAACCAAGAGTCTCTTCAGCTACCAACAACTCAAGAGTTTCttcactgtgctggtttgaggctaactggaatatttcaatgagagaaattagattatcagctgtgaaaggaaaataacagTGAAGCCTACATtacccatttgttctgctgagacatataaaaacaagagcacaaacagAGATAAGTCAgtctctgcctctggctgcctgcttgcCGTATTAACTCCTCTGCCTAGAGCTGTGTAACTCAACTAATCATTCTTCTTCTAAcacctcttgctgacctttTGCAGCTCACTGTGCATGTAAGGGGGATTTTGAGATGAGGGagggagtggaaagaaggtgaaaggTTGCTCAGGAGCCTCTCTtgggcagtctggctgctgggaggggttttgtgtttctgtattactgttaacttgtatattactcTGTATAGATGTAAATATCTATACATACTGTATGTATTTTGCTTGCAagttgtgccaagctgtaaaatACAtcttctttaacttccagctgaccgagttagtctggtgaattcctAGCCACGTGTTgggggagagggaaactccCAAACCTGCACATTCACCTATCAATAGCCCAAGAGCTTCTTCAACTATCAATAAACCTGAGAGTTTCTTCACCTGTCAGTAAACCAAGAGTTCATTCATGGTTCTGCAtaaagagaagctgcagcactacAAACAGCAGCACCTGAGAGCAATGCAAGGAGCCAAAAGTAACTCTGTGTGCCCTATGTCTCTAATCTGGTTTTCTCTCATTGTTAGATGAAGATCCAGGAGTACCAAGCTTGATATGCATGCAGCCACCTCAGAGCAAGTCCAGGAAGGTTCCCAGAAGCCTTGTATTACTGTTAGGGGTTTATTGAAGTGGGATGTTTTAATCAGAGTCCAGGAGCTAGATAGGTCCAAGGGTGAACCAGGAAAGTATAATCTTTTGTTATTTTATTCCCAGAATGCCTGCATCTCCCCTCCATAAATGAGCAGCACAGGTTGTTcagcccttctcctctctctgctctcttcctGGTGTGGGCTCCCTTACCTTGGGTTTGTGGGGGAGTGGGGCCTGGTGCTGGCCAAGCTGAATTTTTAGCTGCATCATTTGGGCCTGGGTAGGGAGGTATGGGGATTGGAATATGGACTGGGTTTGCTGGCTGGAGGtttgaggggaggttgtgcaATGCTTTGGTTTAATGAGGTTTTGTGGTAAGCCCAGATTGGAGAAGTGGGCCAGGGTTGACTACAGATTTGTGTattttgtgtgtttctgtactgTTTTATGTAGTTGTGAGTAGTACCTCCATTTAAATTGCCAACCCCGTGTGGAGCATTTTCTTTTACCCCTTTTATGAGGCACAAAAGAGCATCTGTCTGCTCCCTAAACTACAGTTACACTCTTCGCAAGTCCAGGGTACTCTGCCTACAATCCTGTCCATTCCTAAACTAACTACACTTGATGCACATCACACTGTGCATCCCAAAGGGCATGCAGGCAGTCATTTAAATACAGGACAGCAGATCTTCACAAGAGGGTGAACTCTGTACCACTCTTCTAggagaggtgatcctgctctacagggaagttggactagatgatcttttgaggttccttccagcccctgacattctgtgattcttgtatATGAATTGTCAGTGAGTCTGTCCCAGCTAGCTGATGTTCCACAGAAATCCAGCTTATCTTTAAGCCCAGCATCATACTAGAATGTCAAGCTACACAGATTCTCAGTCCTCATCATGATGCCCTCCATAACCCTCTTCACTGAAACAGGAACATGCTTTACAAAGGGATGAGCCACTCTTCTAAAACGACTTGTGAAGAAAGTATTCAGACTTTCTTAACAATAACCAGAACTCAAAAACATTCTGGGACATATCTGAAGAGCAGTAATGAAGAGAGAGAACTCACtgaacaacaacagcagcaaaacccgAAGTTTCCCAGCTATCAGTCAGGGCAATTGAGCTTGAACATAAATCTAGCTTCAtaaatgcaaagcaaaacacCTTCTCAGTGCTGTTTTGCTCATCTCGGATAAAATATCATGAgaaacaggatcacagagtgtcaggggttggaaggaacctccagagatcactcagtccaacctccctggccagagcaggatcacctagagcaggccacacaggaacacatccaagtgggttttgaatatctccagagaaggagacttctcaaccctcctgggcagcctgctccagagctttgtcaccctcacagtgaaaagattTTTCCTCACTCAAGTGTTCTGTTAGAAGCTCCTATAATTCCCTTTCTCAGCAAACTGTCCAACATGCTGGTTTCATCCACTTCTAAATTGCTCATGGCAATGACTCGTCCCAACTCATTTGGGTACTTCAGAGTTACACACCACAGAACATTATGCTTATCCACATGGAAAGTGGCAAAGCAATAAACCCATCACATTTCTAAacatttaaaagatgcagactGTCTTGTAAAGCCTTTTggaagcccagaaggcagctttgTGCTGGGCTATATCAAAAGCAGtgaaagcagcaggacagggatcggattctgaccctcttctctgtgagaccccacctgcagcactgcctccagttgtggtgtccccagcatgagagggacatggaattgctggagtgggtccagaggaggccacggagATGGTCAgtgggctggagaacctcccatATGGGAACAGGATGGGAAAATTtgggctgtccagcctggagaagagaaagctctgtggGTAcgttagagcagccttctagtacctgaaaggggctacaacaaagctgggaagggaccttttacaAGGGCCTATAGTGATAGGATTGAGAGGGAATgcattgaagcttgaggagggcagattaaAACTGAAGTTTAGGacgaaattcttgacagtgagggtggtgagacactgaaacaggttgctcaggaaggctgtggatgccacctccctgaaggtgttgaagaccaGGGTGGATgtgtccttgagtgacctggtctagtgggagctgtccctgcccatggcagggtggttggaactggatgatctttaaggtccctaaaccattttatgaatctatgaatttaTCATCATTTCACTACTCAGAAAACAG
This Pogoniulus pusillus isolate bPogPus1 chromosome 4, bPogPus1.pri, whole genome shotgun sequence DNA region includes the following protein-coding sequences:
- the PPARA gene encoding peroxisome proliferator-activated receptor alpha isoform X2 gives rise to the protein MTNVIAAAKSRKKIGISANTVGFRSAFQLECHIMVAIRFGRMPRSEKAKLKAEILTGENCVEDSEMADLKSLAKRIHDAYLKNFNMNKVKARIILAGKTNNNPPFVIHDMDTLCMAEKTLVAKLVANGIQNKEAEVRIFHCCQCTSVETVTELTEFAKSIPGFSTLDLNDQVTLLKYGVYEAIFAMLASVMNKDGMLVAYGNGFITREFLKSLRKPFCDIMEPKFDFAMKFNALELDDSDISLFVAAIICCGDRPGLVNVGHIEKMQESIVHVLKLHLQSNHPDDIFLFPKLLQKMADLRQLVTEHAQLVQIIKKTESDAHLHPLLQEIYRDMY